A window from Salminus brasiliensis chromosome 7, fSalBra1.hap2, whole genome shotgun sequence encodes these proteins:
- the gmppab gene encoding mannose-1-phosphate guanylyltransferase regulatory subunit alpha-B, which yields MLKAVVLIGGPQKGTRFRPLSFEVPKPLFPVAGVPMLQHHIEACAKVPDMKEIILIGFYQPNEELNRFLASAQQEFKISIRYLQEFAALGTGGGIYHFRDQILSGGPSAFFLMNADVCSEFPLQDMLRFHQQQQGSHCGIILGTTANRKQSLNYGCIVENVDTNEVLHFVEKPSTFVSDIINCGIYLFTPEIFGHIGAVFQRNQEERLQEDPPCGRLMSEVIRLEQDIFTMLAGQKQLYVYKTQHFWSQIKSAGSAIYASRLYLNQYHRTHPERLATNQEGGPKVTGDVYIHPTATIEPTAVLGPNVSIGKGVTIGAGVRVRESIVLHGATLQDHCCVLNSIVGWESTIGKWARVEGTPSDPNPNDPYAKIDSETLFRDGGLTPSITILGCNVNIPSEVIIRNSIVLPHKDLNRSFKNQIIL from the exons TTGAGGTGCCCAAACCTCTGTTCCCGGTGGCTGGTGTTCCCATGCTCCAACACCACATAGAAGCCTGTGCCAAG GTTCCTGATATGAAAGAGATCATCCTGATCGGGTTTTACCAGCCCAACGAGGAGTTGAACCGCTTCTTAGCTTCAGCCCAGCAGGAGTTTAAAATCTCAATAAG ATACCTGCAGGAGTTTGCTGCTTTAGGCACAGGAGGTGGGATTTATCATTTCCGAGACCAGATCCTGTCTGGAGGGCCGTCTGCGTTCTTCCTGATGAACGCTGATGTGTGCTCCGAGTTCCCTCTGCAGGACATGCTCCGattccaccagcagcagcaaggCTCCCACTGCGGGATCATCCTGGGGACTACG GCTAACAGGAAACAGTCTCTGAACTATGGCTGCATTGTGGAAAATGTGGACACAAATGAG GTGCTTCATTTTGTGGAGAAACCCAGCACTTTTGTCAGCGACATTATCAACTGTGGCATCTACCTGTTCACACCTGAGATTTTTGGACATATTGGGGCAGTGTTTCAGAGGAATCAAGAAGAAAGACTCCA AGAGGATCCTCCCTGTGGAAGACTGATGTCAGAAGTGATTCGTTTGGAGCAGGACATCTTTACCATGCTGGCGGGACAGAAACAACTCTATGTCTATAAAACGCAGCACTTCTGGAGCCAGATTAAATCTGCAGG GTCAGCAATATATGCCAGCCGTTTATACTTGAACCAGTATCACAGGACTCATCCTGAGAGACTGGCCACAAACCAGGAAGGAGGCCCAAAAGTAACAG GAGATGTGTACATCCATCCGACAGCTACTATAGAACCAACAGCTGTG CTGGGTCCCAATGTTTCAATAGGGAAAGGAGTAACAATTGGAGCGGGAGTCCGAGTGAGGGAATCTATTGTTTTACATGGAGCTACGCTGCAG GATCACTGTTGTGTGCTAAACAGCATTGTTGGGTGGGAGAGTACAATCGGAAAGTGGGCAAGAGTGGAGGGGACCCCAAGTGACCCCAACCCCAATGACCCCTACGCTAAAATCGACAGCGAGACTCTGTTCAGGGATGGGGGTTTGACTCCCTCTATTACCATCTTGG GTTGCAATGTGAACATTCCATCAGAGGTCATCATTCGGAACTCGATCGTCCTTCCTCACAAAGATCTTAACAGGAGCTTCAAAAACCAGATCATCCTCTAG